A single genomic interval of Drosophila virilis strain 15010-1051.87 chromosome 2, Dvir_AGI_RSII-ME, whole genome shotgun sequence harbors:
- the LOC6633208 gene encoding ubiquitin-conjugating enzyme E2 H, translating to MANVVVNTTSPMAGRRLNRDVNRLLAAGYHTTVDDDMTNLDVRLEGPMGTAYEGGVWTVNVSMPQEYPLKAPRVRFVTKILHPNIEFTTGLVCMNVFKQAWSANYDLVNIFETFLPQLLRHPNPHDPLNHHAAAIMKRSDQDFRDTVSMFLRMYALPIVLPGQSKDNDNLEKRSSDLSLSDLLSDDDDD from the coding sequence ATGGCCAATGTAGTCGTGAACACAACCTCGCCCATGGCTGGACGCCGCCTGAACCGCGACGTAAACAGGCTGTTGGCTGCGGGGTATCATACAACCGTTGACGACGACATGACCAATTTGGACGTGCGCCTTGAGGGACCGATGGGCACCGCTTACGAGGGTGGCGTCTGGACGGTGAATGTGTCAATGCCTCAGGAATATCCATTGAAGGCGCCGCGCGTACGTTTCGTTACTAAGATTCTGCATCCGAATATTGAGTTCACCACCGGGCTTGTGTGCATGAATGTCTTTAAGCAGGCCTGGTCGGCCAATTATGATCTGGTAAATATATTCGAGACATTCTTGCCGCAATTGTTGCGGCATCCGAATCCCCACGATCCGCTCAATCATCATGCGGCAGCCATTATGAAGCGTTCCGATCAGGACTTTCGTGATACTGTATCCATGTTTCTTCGGATGTACGCCCTACCGATTGTCTTACCAGGGCAATCCAAGGATAATGACAACCTCGAGAAACGCTCCTCGGATTTAAGTTTATCCGACCTGCTAtccgatgatgatgacgattaA